A part of Paracoccus sp. MBLB3053 genomic DNA contains:
- a CDS encoding SU10 major capsid protein: MAKPADYWQSADLKAIEENGLIREDVMEKIWDISKIPLPFTDIVGTDTCTNSYTEWTTDKLDEPQLGGWVVDGADSDQNDAKGGKRLGNHCGILTKEVQVSARARASDTIGRGDELSYQVMMRQRELRRNVEANALGIQGSQSDDGDTQPGIPAGLAAMMTPFDTGSGYDQPGFSGGGWGDVTPGAAPVGLTEMMVRDAAQEAWEGGADPGYLMSVPGLIRKLSEYMFTSSSRIATLTRDTRGITGGAEALGTVNTFITDFGVTMDFIPNRIQRAYDVAGTGDGCAAFLFDPAYFRLSFLRGYRVEDLAKTGLSDKRLMSVDWTLKALNPDAGRVLLDLDYAADVVLG, encoded by the coding sequence ATGGCAAAACCTGCGGATTATTGGCAATCAGCCGATTTGAAGGCGATCGAGGAGAACGGCCTCATTCGCGAAGACGTGATGGAGAAGATCTGGGACATTTCGAAAATCCCGCTTCCCTTCACGGACATTGTGGGCACGGACACCTGCACCAATTCCTACACCGAATGGACCACGGACAAGCTGGACGAGCCCCAGCTCGGCGGCTGGGTGGTCGACGGCGCGGATAGCGACCAGAACGACGCCAAGGGCGGCAAGCGGCTCGGCAACCATTGCGGCATCCTGACCAAGGAAGTTCAGGTTTCGGCGCGGGCGCGGGCATCTGACACGATCGGCCGGGGCGACGAGCTGAGCTACCAGGTGATGATGCGCCAGCGCGAGCTGCGCCGGAATGTCGAGGCGAACGCCTTGGGCATCCAGGGCAGCCAGTCGGATGACGGGGACACGCAACCGGGCATCCCGGCGGGCCTGGCGGCGATGATGACGCCGTTTGACACGGGCTCGGGCTATGATCAGCCCGGGTTTTCCGGGGGCGGCTGGGGGGATGTGACGCCCGGCGCGGCTCCTGTGGGCCTGACTGAGATGATGGTTCGCGACGCGGCCCAGGAGGCCTGGGAGGGTGGCGCGGATCCGGGCTACCTGATGAGTGTGCCCGGTCTGATCCGCAAGCTGAGTGAATACATGTTCACGAGCTCCAGCCGGATCGCGACGCTGACCAGGGACACGCGGGGCATTACCGGTGGGGCCGAGGCGCTGGGGACGGTGAACACGTTCATCACCGATTTCGGGGTGACGATGGATTTCATCCCGAACCGGATCCAGCGCGCCTATGACGTTGCCGGCACGGGCGACGGCTGCGCGGCCTTCCTGTTCGATCCGGCCTATTTCCGGCTGAGCTTCCTGCGCGGCTACCGGGTCGAGGATCTTGCCAAAACCGGCCTTTCGGACAAGCGGCTGATGAGTGTCGACTGGACGCTCAAGGCGCTGAACCCGGATGCCGGCCGGGTGCTCCTGGACCTGGATTACGCGGCTGACGTGGTGCTCGGGTGA